The following are from one region of the Veillonella nakazawae genome:
- a CDS encoding NAD(P)-dependent oxidoreductase — protein sequence MNILVIGANGKAGHRIVEKALKAGHQVTGVVRREGAIEGIPTIVKDALQLTKQELTQFDVVVNATSAFTPDTYHLPADLTLLLVKALANTNTRLIAIGGAGSLYVDEDHTVQLNDTPEFPKEFLARSKTHGKSDDILRKFSNVDWTMFTPPPILDAEGPESKDYILGNENVILNKEGKPYISYDTFAQILVDEINNHKFGRQRFTAVQN from the coding sequence ATGAATATTTTAGTAATCGGTGCAAATGGTAAAGCAGGTCATCGTATAGTAGAAAAAGCCCTCAAGGCAGGTCATCAAGTAACAGGCGTTGTTCGCCGTGAAGGCGCTATCGAAGGAATACCAACCATCGTAAAAGATGCGTTACAATTAACAAAACAAGAACTAACTCAATTTGATGTAGTCGTAAATGCTACAAGCGCTTTCACACCAGATACATATCATTTACCAGCAGATTTGACATTATTGCTTGTAAAAGCATTAGCTAACACAAATACGCGCCTCATCGCTATAGGTGGTGCAGGCAGTCTCTATGTAGACGAAGATCACACAGTTCAATTAAATGATACACCAGAGTTTCCAAAAGAATTTTTAGCTCGTTCCAAAACTCATGGTAAATCTGACGATATCTTGCGTAAATTCAGCAATGTAGACTGGACAATGTTTACCCCACCACCAATCTTAGATGCAGAAGGTCCTGAATCTAAAGACTATATATTAGGTAATGAAAATGTTATCTTGAACAAAGAAGGCAAGCCTTATATCTCTTATGATACATTCGCACAAATTCTAGTGGATGAAATCAACAACCACAAGTTTGGGCGTCAACGTTTTACTGCGGTACAAAACTAA
- the pta gene encoding phosphate acetyltransferase, protein MDLIQKLKDQVKPLGKKIVLPEYKDERVLKATEIILKEGFVTPVLVGNPAEIAEAAKAVGVSIEGAEIIDPANYDRYQEMVDTFVELRAKKGMTPEKADATMKGDCLFFGAMLVRLGAVDGMVAGSACPTANVLRAALQVVGTKPGLKTVSSSMFMFTSKKEYGDDGMLVFSDCGVLPNPTSEQLADIAESTVEKARKVVGMADPRVSMLSFSTKGSASTPEVDKVVEAVNILKERNVDFKFDGELQLDASIVPSVAEKKAPGSNVAGKANILIFPDLQAANIGYKLVQRFSGADALGPLIQGLAKPVHDLSRGCSAQDVVDVAAIAAVESI, encoded by the coding sequence GTGGATTTAATTCAAAAATTAAAAGACCAAGTAAAACCATTAGGTAAAAAAATCGTGTTGCCAGAATACAAAGATGAACGTGTATTGAAAGCAACTGAAATCATTTTGAAAGAAGGTTTCGTAACACCTGTATTGGTAGGTAATCCTGCTGAAATCGCTGAAGCTGCTAAAGCTGTTGGCGTATCCATCGAAGGTGCTGAAATCATCGATCCAGCTAACTACGATCGTTACCAAGAAATGGTTGATACATTCGTAGAATTGCGCGCTAAAAAAGGTATGACTCCTGAAAAAGCTGACGCAACTATGAAAGGTGACTGCTTATTCTTCGGCGCTATGCTTGTTCGTCTTGGCGCAGTAGATGGCATGGTTGCTGGTTCTGCTTGCCCAACTGCAAACGTATTGCGCGCTGCATTACAAGTTGTAGGTACTAAACCAGGCCTTAAAACAGTATCTTCTTCCATGTTCATGTTCACAAGCAAAAAAGAATATGGCGACGACGGTATGCTCGTATTCTCCGACTGCGGCGTATTGCCTAACCCAACTAGCGAACAATTGGCTGATATCGCAGAATCCACTGTAGAAAAAGCTCGCAAAGTTGTTGGCATGGCTGACCCTCGCGTGTCCATGTTATCCTTCTCCACTAAAGGTTCCGCTTCCACTCCAGAAGTAGATAAAGTAGTAGAAGCTGTTAACATCTTGAAAGAACGCAATGTTGACTTCAAATTCGACGGCGAATTACAATTGGACGCTTCTATCGTTCCTTCCGTAGCAGAAAAGAAAGCTCCTGGCTCCAACGTAGCTGGTAAAGCTAACATCTTGATCTTCCCTGATCTTCAAGCTGCTAACATTGGTTACAAATTGGTACAACGCTTCTCCGGTGCTGATGCTCTTGGCCCATTGATTCAAGGTTTGGCTAAACCAGTTCATGACCTTTCCCGTGGCTGCTCTGCTCAAGACGTTGTAGACGTTGCTGCTATCGCTGCTGTTGAAAGCATCTAA
- a CDS encoding ATP-binding protein encodes MKLIQRHGYIEFLRRNRERSIIKVVSGIRRCGKSTLFRLFKDELLAEGVKPEQIISINFEELEYEPLREYHALYQYILNQMQPNQMNYIFLDEIQHVDQFHRVVDSLFVKENTDIYITGSNAYFMSSDIATLLTGRYVEIQMLPLSFAEFYYSKYEEQQYSLIPAYEAYLRESSFPYTQQLGGEDFDIQEYLRGLFNTLLLNDVVARLKINDVTILQDIVRYIMANVGSLLSPNKIAKSLVSAGRKIDNKTVERYLQGLQDSLLLYKVNRYDVRGKELLRINAKYYSVDVTLRNLIVGNTSRDTGHILENIVFLELIRRGYTVYVGQLAKGEIDFVAEKAGITEYYQVSETVLDPNTLNRELAPLEAINDQYPKFLLTLDELNKNANYDGIKQRNVLEWLLESC; translated from the coding sequence ATGAAGTTGATTCAGCGCCATGGGTATATAGAGTTTTTACGACGGAATCGTGAACGATCTATTATTAAAGTCGTTTCTGGCATACGTCGTTGCGGTAAATCGACATTGTTTCGTCTGTTTAAGGATGAGCTACTAGCAGAGGGAGTAAAACCGGAACAGATTATATCTATAAATTTTGAGGAGTTAGAATACGAACCTTTACGAGAGTATCATGCGCTGTATCAATATATATTAAATCAAATGCAGCCTAATCAAATGAACTATATTTTTCTTGATGAGATTCAACATGTCGATCAATTTCATCGTGTTGTAGATAGCCTATTTGTAAAAGAGAACACGGATATTTATATTACAGGTTCAAATGCATATTTTATGTCTTCTGATATTGCTACACTATTGACTGGTCGATATGTAGAAATTCAGATGTTACCACTGTCCTTTGCTGAATTTTACTATAGCAAATATGAAGAACAGCAGTACTCTTTGATTCCTGCCTATGAGGCGTATCTTCGTGAAAGCTCGTTCCCTTATACACAACAATTGGGTGGCGAAGATTTTGATATTCAAGAATATCTTCGGGGGCTTTTTAATACCTTGTTATTGAATGATGTAGTAGCTCGATTAAAAATTAATGATGTTACGATTTTACAAGATATTGTGCGATATATTATGGCGAATGTGGGAAGCTTGCTTTCACCAAATAAAATAGCTAAATCTCTTGTTAGTGCTGGCCGAAAGATTGATAATAAAACGGTAGAACGATATTTACAAGGGTTACAAGATAGTTTATTACTATACAAGGTGAATCGCTATGATGTACGAGGCAAAGAATTACTACGCATTAATGCGAAATATTATAGTGTTGATGTAACCTTGAGAAATTTGATTGTTGGCAATACAAGCCGCGATACAGGTCATATATTAGAAAATATTGTTTTTCTAGAACTCATACGTCGTGGATATACTGTATATGTAGGTCAACTGGCTAAGGGTGAAATTGATTTTGTCGCAGAAAAAGCTGGCATTACTGAATATTATCAGGTTAGTGAAACTGTGCTCGATCCAAATACGTTAAATCGTGAACTGGCGCCTCTAGAGGCTATCAATGATCAATATCCTAAGTTTTTGCTTACCTTAGATGAACTCAATAAAAATGCAAATTATGACGGAATTAAACAACGAAATGTTTTAGAATGGTTGTTAGAGAGCTGTTAA
- a CDS encoding lactate utilization protein, protein MANTETTINAVIHPQPNETPINIEKTIKALERNKFVVHYFETGAEAVAYLKNRIQNKCVAIGDSRTLLEIGVHDALSEVNEDITDIQRPLPGESFRDTALRTMGRDVFLTSVNALSQTGEMVNIDGTGNRVAASLFGSQEVFFVLGVNKITPDLASAIYRARNVAAPLNSKKNKKSSLNPCATLDEKCYDCGSPDRICNALTIYYKKMRNMQTMEIIIINESLGF, encoded by the coding sequence ATGGCGAATACAGAAACTACAATCAACGCAGTTATACATCCACAGCCTAACGAAACGCCCATAAATATTGAAAAGACAATCAAAGCCTTAGAGAGAAATAAATTCGTAGTTCATTATTTTGAAACGGGCGCCGAAGCCGTTGCGTATCTAAAAAATCGCATTCAAAACAAATGTGTAGCCATTGGCGATTCTCGCACTTTATTAGAAATAGGTGTTCATGATGCTTTATCTGAGGTCAACGAGGACATAACAGACATTCAGCGTCCACTACCTGGTGAAAGCTTTCGCGATACGGCGTTACGCACAATGGGACGCGATGTATTTCTCACCTCGGTAAACGCCCTTTCACAAACAGGAGAAATGGTGAACATCGACGGCACAGGCAATCGTGTGGCGGCCTCTCTATTTGGTTCTCAAGAGGTATTCTTTGTATTAGGAGTTAATAAAATAACGCCTGACTTAGCATCTGCCATTTATCGAGCACGAAATGTAGCAGCCCCACTTAACAGTAAGAAAAACAAAAAGAGCTCTCTCAATCCGTGTGCTACCTTGGACGAAAAATGCTATGACTGCGGCTCTCCAGATCGTATATGTAATGCCTTAACTATTTACTATAAAAAGATGCGTAACATGCAAACCATGGAGATTATTATCATCAATGAATCCTTAGGCTTCTAA
- a CDS encoding helix-turn-helix domain-containing protein gives MNPILCCRDIQVRQEVHKLGVLILLWRRQLGMTQYQLADKSGLAQSYISDLESGAIDPRWSTIYRVVSGLGQMSVQDFLNGPQTIRSLRIH, from the coding sequence ATGAATCCTATCCTATGTTGTCGTGATATACAGGTTCGACAAGAAGTTCACAAGCTAGGAGTATTAATTTTACTTTGGCGTAGACAATTGGGCATGACACAGTATCAATTAGCAGATAAATCAGGGCTAGCTCAATCTTATATAAGTGATCTTGAAAGTGGTGCTATTGATCCGCGGTGGTCCACAATTTATAGGGTTGTATCTGGATTAGGGCAAATGAGCGTACAAGATTTTCTAAATGGTCCTCAAACCATTAGAAGCCTAAGGATTCATTGA
- a CDS encoding NAD(P)-dependent oxidoreductase — protein MSNELKPLHFDADYTMEEALAEAKRCLNCPKPLCRMGCPIENEIPRFIQAIAHGNFGLANDILAERTNLPSICGRVCPRENQCEGNCIMNKAKKPPINIGKLERFAADFESVNELRKPKKIKQDLGKVAVVGSGPAGLSVAGDIAKLGYDVTVFEGQSEPGGVLLFGIPEFRLSKSVVRREIARLEGLGVKFVCNTFIGQDKTLDELFAEGFDSIFIGTGTHIPQEVRMENDEVHGVFQAMYLLTNVQLVENGELDKAQIPVKKGDRVIIIGGGNVAMDAARTCVRLGCESVTVAYRRSQEQMPALLSEYEEARAEGVQFQWFASPVGVEGKDKVEGFKYEVMALNEDGAGIHGTGNFQVMPVDKIIIAAGHKPNARLIGEGNNLKVDEKGYIITSEDPYGMTNRDGVFAGGDVVHKPATVVLAMREAKKAVDGMVKYMEIKKAQESANQ, from the coding sequence ATGAGTAACGAATTAAAACCACTACATTTTGATGCGGATTATACAATGGAGGAAGCGCTCGCTGAGGCGAAACGTTGTCTGAATTGTCCAAAACCATTGTGCCGTATGGGTTGCCCTATTGAAAACGAAATCCCTCGTTTTATCCAAGCTATTGCACACGGTAACTTCGGTTTAGCTAACGATATCTTGGCAGAACGTACAAACTTGCCATCCATTTGTGGCCGCGTATGTCCACGCGAAAACCAATGCGAAGGTAACTGTATCATGAATAAGGCGAAGAAACCGCCTATCAATATCGGTAAATTGGAACGTTTTGCTGCTGATTTTGAAAGCGTCAATGAACTTCGCAAACCTAAGAAAATTAAACAAGATCTTGGTAAGGTTGCCGTTGTAGGTTCCGGTCCTGCAGGTTTGTCCGTAGCCGGCGATATCGCTAAACTTGGTTATGATGTAACTGTATTTGAAGGCCAATCTGAACCAGGTGGTGTACTTTTATTCGGTATTCCTGAATTCCGTTTGTCTAAATCCGTTGTACGTCGTGAAATCGCACGTCTTGAAGGTTTAGGCGTTAAATTCGTATGTAATACATTTATCGGTCAAGATAAAACATTGGATGAACTCTTCGCTGAAGGTTTTGACTCTATCTTTATCGGTACTGGTACCCATATTCCTCAAGAAGTGCGCATGGAAAATGATGAAGTTCATGGCGTATTCCAAGCTATGTACTTGTTGACTAACGTACAACTCGTAGAAAATGGTGAGCTTGATAAAGCTCAAATTCCTGTTAAAAAAGGCGATCGCGTAATCATCATCGGCGGTGGTAACGTAGCGATGGATGCGGCACGTACATGCGTACGTTTAGGCTGTGAATCCGTAACGGTAGCGTACCGTCGCAGCCAAGAACAAATGCCAGCATTGTTATCTGAATACGAAGAAGCACGTGCCGAAGGCGTTCAATTCCAATGGTTCGCTTCTCCAGTGGGTGTAGAAGGTAAAGACAAGGTAGAAGGCTTCAAATATGAAGTGATGGCTCTTAATGAAGATGGTGCGGGTATCCACGGTACTGGTAATTTCCAAGTTATGCCTGTAGATAAAATCATTATCGCTGCTGGTCACAAACCAAATGCACGTCTTATCGGCGAAGGTAATAACTTGAAAGTAGATGAAAAAGGCTATATCATTACATCTGAAGATCCATATGGTATGACTAATCGCGATGGCGTCTTTGCTGGCGGTGACGTTGTACATAAACCTGCTACAGTAGTACTCGCTATGCGCGAAGCTAAAAAAGCTGTTGATGGCATGGTTAAATACATGGAAATCAAAAAAGCTCAAGAAAGTGCTAATCAATAA
- a CDS encoding MalY/PatB family protein yields the protein MSTIDFTETYYIDRRGSYSRKWDGEHLKFSRTDLLPLWVADMDFMPPQCIQEAICTYVKAQPLGYTMTNPKYLEAVIDWYKRRHNCILSKDWLTSAPNVITGLMWCIGAFTKAKDAIAILTPVYGAFDTSASDAQRQIIAVPMSRDEDNRYSVDYDAFEKAIIKHNVTLFIHCNPHNPVGHVWTEDEMNQLFSICERHGVLIISDEIHQDLITGPITFMPALSVSNDAYADNILSMSSLSKSFNMASLHHAEVIIPNEKLRSQYNAFKGLVYHTDSDVIAEAAITVAYTNPEAEAWLTDVLAVIRENYEYLCRELCTALPQIRISPMDGTYLAWIDFGAYVKAEDMHDLFENKCRIAPSFGEWFGGENYATFVRLNLATSLENIKTATHNIIKYVLP from the coding sequence ATGAGCACAATAGACTTTACTGAAACATACTATATCGATCGCCGTGGGTCGTACTCCCGTAAATGGGACGGCGAGCACTTAAAATTTAGTCGCACCGATTTATTGCCCCTATGGGTGGCCGATATGGACTTTATGCCGCCTCAGTGCATACAAGAGGCTATTTGTACCTATGTAAAAGCCCAACCTTTAGGCTATACCATGACAAATCCCAAGTATCTTGAAGCAGTCATAGATTGGTATAAGCGGCGCCACAACTGTATACTTTCTAAAGACTGGCTCACCAGTGCACCCAATGTCATTACAGGCCTCATGTGGTGTATCGGTGCTTTCACAAAAGCAAAGGATGCCATTGCAATCCTAACACCTGTATATGGTGCATTCGACACAAGCGCTAGTGATGCACAGCGTCAAATCATCGCCGTTCCTATGAGTCGCGACGAAGATAATCGCTATTCCGTAGATTACGATGCCTTTGAAAAGGCCATCATCAAACACAATGTTACCTTGTTTATTCACTGCAATCCTCACAATCCTGTAGGGCATGTGTGGACAGAAGACGAGATGAATCAGCTATTTAGCATTTGTGAGCGTCACGGGGTGCTCATCATCAGCGACGAAATCCATCAAGACCTCATTACGGGACCGATAACCTTTATGCCAGCATTATCCGTATCTAACGACGCCTACGCAGATAACATACTCTCCATGTCATCTCTGTCAAAATCATTTAATATGGCTAGCTTGCACCACGCAGAAGTCATCATCCCTAACGAGAAGCTACGAAGCCAATACAATGCCTTTAAAGGGCTTGTATACCATACTGATTCTGACGTTATTGCCGAAGCGGCCATCACCGTTGCCTACACCAATCCAGAGGCGGAGGCATGGCTCACAGATGTACTAGCTGTTATACGTGAAAATTATGAATATCTGTGCCGAGAGCTTTGTACAGCATTACCACAAATCCGCATCAGCCCTATGGACGGTACCTATTTAGCATGGATTGATTTTGGTGCCTATGTTAAGGCTGAAGATATGCACGACTTATTCGAAAATAAATGCCGCATTGCACCAAGCTTTGGCGAATGGTTTGGAGGCGAAAACTACGCCACCTTTGTACGCCTAAACTTGGCTACTAGCCTTGAAAATATTAAGACTGCTACCCATAATATTATCAAGTACGTACTCCCTTAA
- a CDS encoding DUF438 domain-containing protein: MEKKLDLSKSVYDLVTEYPEVVDIMKELGFSEITNKVMLNSVGKIMTIPKGAKMKGVSMMDIVSAFMKAGFTLEGEMPNLHGDDASAKGAPAGVAATHTEASNANDNAEANATKNVEANVEDTVTDSERVEQLKGFLKRLGTGEELGSVREDFASQFKHVEASEIMKAEQGLMCEGTPLEEVQQLCDLHSALFHGSTIHEQMDAEHAKVEAVLEAQEKSKSVVALVETAGHPLNRLTEENKALDELIEAIRPKVADKTATYDDVNTVRQLSVHYAKKGDLLYPKLKVDYAIGGPSMVMWTVDGDIRDQLGDLAKSSQSVDDWYRRFDELLTRAQEMIYKEQNILFPICAENFSKEDWYQIYKDTAQYEDIFGVTRIAWPEADAALAAQTTKLSGDNNAIGLIGGALTVDQLDAMLNTMPMEVTFVDHEDINRYFNDGEKVFKRPTTAIGRDVYSCHPPKVEPIVRGIIDSFRKGDRDNVAVWLEKQGRPFYVNYMAVRDQNNNYIGTLELVQDMQFAKEHFGRIK, encoded by the coding sequence ATGGAAAAGAAATTAGATTTGTCCAAATCCGTATATGATTTGGTAACAGAATATCCTGAAGTAGTAGATATTATGAAAGAATTAGGGTTCAGCGAAATCACTAATAAAGTGATGTTGAACTCTGTTGGTAAAATCATGACCATTCCTAAAGGGGCTAAAATGAAAGGCGTATCCATGATGGATATCGTGAGCGCATTTATGAAAGCTGGCTTTACATTGGAAGGTGAAATGCCAAACCTACATGGTGATGATGCATCTGCTAAGGGTGCTCCTGCAGGGGTAGCTGCTACTCACACAGAGGCATCTAATGCTAATGACAATGCAGAAGCTAATGCTACTAAAAATGTAGAAGCTAATGTAGAGGATACTGTTACAGATAGCGAACGTGTAGAGCAATTGAAAGGCTTCTTGAAACGTTTGGGCACAGGCGAAGAGCTTGGTTCTGTTCGTGAAGATTTTGCGAGCCAATTCAAACATGTTGAGGCTAGTGAAATCATGAAAGCCGAACAAGGTCTTATGTGCGAAGGTACACCTTTAGAAGAGGTACAACAATTATGTGACCTTCACTCTGCATTGTTCCATGGTTCCACCATTCATGAACAAATGGATGCTGAACATGCTAAAGTAGAGGCTGTTCTAGAGGCTCAAGAAAAGAGCAAGAGCGTTGTGGCTTTGGTAGAGACTGCAGGTCATCCGTTAAACCGATTAACCGAAGAAAATAAAGCGCTCGACGAGTTGATTGAGGCTATTCGTCCAAAAGTAGCAGATAAAACTGCCACTTATGATGATGTGAATACAGTGCGTCAACTATCTGTTCACTATGCTAAAAAAGGCGATTTATTATATCCAAAATTGAAAGTGGATTATGCAATCGGTGGTCCATCCATGGTTATGTGGACTGTTGATGGCGATATTCGCGACCAATTAGGTGATCTAGCAAAATCTAGCCAAAGTGTAGATGATTGGTATAGACGTTTTGATGAACTTCTTACACGTGCTCAAGAAATGATCTACAAAGAACAAAATATCTTGTTCCCAATCTGTGCAGAAAACTTTAGCAAAGAAGATTGGTATCAAATTTACAAAGATACAGCGCAGTATGAAGACATCTTTGGTGTAACACGCATTGCTTGGCCAGAAGCTGATGCCGCATTAGCTGCGCAAACTACAAAACTAAGTGGTGATAATAATGCTATCGGTTTAATTGGTGGTGCCTTAACTGTAGACCAACTAGATGCTATGCTCAATACAATGCCAATGGAAGTAACCTTCGTTGACCATGAAGATATTAACCGTTACTTTAACGATGGTGAAAAGGTGTTCAAACGTCCTACTACAGCAATTGGCCGGGACGTGTATTCCTGTCATCCGCCAAAGGTAGAACCAATTGTACGCGGTATTATCGACTCCTTCCGTAAAGGTGACCGCGATAATGTGGCAGTATGGCTTGAAAAACAAGGTCGTCCATTCTATGTAAACTACATGGCTGTACGCGATCAAAATAATAACTATATTGGTACATTAGAACTCGTACAAGATATGCAATTTGCAAAGGAACATTTTGGTAGAATTAAATAA
- a CDS encoding IS1249 family transposase: MRQIKCPDCNETCIKHGVLKSGSQRWFCKHCKVAFTVKINNLSKELSLFLNWLFSTNIQADMPGKGRTFRRKTAKFWSIWPLPPKVEEVHDVVYLDGIYLARNLCVLICCNDTHVLGWYVCRYEHARAWQCLMERIAEPKVVVSDGANGLPKALRKVWPHSSHQRCLFHIFCQVRRYTTSRPKTLAGKDLYTLAKDLFNVKTMDQALVWINELSAWRMTYSDFLREMTIDEFGNKRSTHERLLKAESSLWRLIRQQTLFTFLECIDITVPTTNNRIEGGVNAQLRSMLRSHRGLSLERRLKAVYWWCYMHSPRPLSISDILNCMPTDESIAAIYKRLSDYCQIDRSIPQWGDAPVWNELHMSTDFPTYWD, from the coding sequence ATGCGACAAATAAAATGTCCTGATTGTAATGAAACATGTATTAAACACGGTGTTTTAAAATCTGGTTCTCAGCGTTGGTTTTGCAAACATTGTAAGGTGGCATTTACCGTTAAAATTAATAATTTAAGTAAAGAGTTAAGCCTATTCTTGAATTGGTTATTCAGCACCAATATTCAAGCTGATATGCCTGGTAAAGGTCGTACATTCAGGCGTAAAACCGCTAAATTTTGGTCCATATGGCCATTGCCACCAAAAGTGGAAGAAGTACATGATGTGGTATATCTTGATGGAATTTACTTAGCTAGGAATTTATGTGTTTTGATTTGTTGCAATGATACTCATGTTCTAGGATGGTATGTCTGTCGTTATGAGCATGCTAGAGCTTGGCAGTGTTTAATGGAACGGATTGCCGAACCTAAAGTTGTTGTGTCTGATGGTGCTAATGGTTTGCCTAAAGCATTACGTAAAGTTTGGCCTCATAGCAGTCACCAAAGATGCTTGTTTCACATTTTTTGTCAGGTTAGACGATATACGACAAGTAGACCTAAAACGTTAGCAGGAAAGGATCTTTATACTCTGGCTAAAGATTTATTTAATGTGAAAACAATGGATCAAGCTCTTGTATGGATTAATGAACTTTCAGCGTGGCGAATGACATATTCTGATTTTTTACGAGAAATGACGATTGATGAATTCGGGAACAAACGCTCTACACATGAGCGTTTGCTTAAAGCCGAATCATCATTATGGCGTCTGATTAGGCAACAAACTTTATTTACATTTTTGGAATGTATTGATATTACAGTACCTACAACAAATAATCGTATTGAAGGTGGAGTAAATGCTCAACTAAGAAGTATGTTACGATCTCATAGGGGCCTTTCACTTGAAAGAAGACTAAAAGCGGTCTATTGGTGGTGCTATATGCACTCACCAAGACCGCTTTCTATTTCAGATATATTAAATTGTATGCCTACAGATGAATCGATTGCTGCTATCTACAAACGGTTATCTGATTATTGCCAAATAGATCGCTCAATACCTCAATGGGGTGATGCTCCTGTTTGGAATGAGCTACATATGTCTACAGATTTTCCAACTTATTGGGATTAG
- a CDS encoding cysteine hydrolase family protein has protein sequence MQKVLVVIDMQKDFVDGALGSAQAQMIVDNVRKKIENFDGPIIFTRDTHDTNYLESQEGKFLPVTHCVKNTEGWHIVSGLIEAAEGRPIMSPVSFIDKPNFGSLELLSRLEGMNSVNPIESITLVGLCTDICVVSNAIILKAGLPEIPVYVDSSCCAGVTEESHQAALTTMKMCQCIVE, from the coding sequence ATGCAAAAGGTTCTAGTTGTTATCGATATGCAAAAAGATTTCGTAGATGGTGCCCTTGGTTCAGCGCAAGCACAGATGATTGTAGATAATGTACGCAAAAAAATTGAGAACTTTGACGGGCCTATCATATTTACACGTGATACGCATGATACTAATTATCTTGAAAGCCAAGAGGGCAAGTTTTTACCTGTGACACATTGTGTGAAGAATACAGAAGGTTGGCATATTGTGTCTGGCTTAATCGAGGCAGCAGAAGGGCGTCCTATCATGAGCCCTGTATCCTTTATCGATAAGCCAAATTTCGGATCCCTTGAACTATTATCCCGTTTGGAAGGCATGAATTCGGTGAACCCTATTGAGTCTATCACGCTCGTTGGTTTATGTACCGATATATGCGTTGTTTCTAATGCGATTATACTGAAAGCAGGCTTGCCAGAAATCCCTGTTTATGTAGACTCTAGCTGCTGTGCAGGTGTTACGGAAGAATCCCATCAAGCAGCATTAACAACAATGAAAATGTGCCAATGTATCGTTGAATAA
- a CDS encoding phosphatidylglycerophosphatase A: protein MESTKDLEKYTYNLLAERGVTLEDIAELVLYVQKPYMPNLKIEECREHVASVLSKREVHNAIITGIELDKLTEQNKLSQPLQGIVENDESLYGIDEILAFSIVNLYGSIGFTNYGYLDKVKPGIIKKLDSKAGGHCNTFLDDLVGAVAAAAAGKLAHNEPHRVRHALAEEKA, encoded by the coding sequence ATGGAATCTACAAAGGATTTAGAAAAATACACTTACAATCTGCTGGCGGAGCGTGGCGTTACGCTAGAGGATATTGCAGAGCTCGTTTTATATGTTCAAAAACCATATATGCCGAATTTAAAGATTGAAGAGTGCCGTGAACATGTGGCATCCGTGCTTTCAAAACGAGAGGTACACAATGCGATTATTACGGGCATTGAGCTAGATAAATTAACGGAACAAAATAAACTGTCTCAACCATTACAAGGGATTGTAGAGAATGATGAAAGCCTGTATGGTATCGATGAAATCTTAGCCTTTTCTATCGTAAATTTATATGGTTCCATAGGGTTTACGAACTATGGCTATTTAGATAAGGTAAAGCCCGGCATCATTAAAAAGTTAGATAGCAAGGCTGGTGGCCATTGTAATACATTCCTTGATGATTTAGTGGGGGCCGTGGCGGCTGCTGCAGCGGGGAAACTTGCACATAATGAACCTCACCGGGTGCGCCATGCGTTGGCTGAGGAAAAAGCATAA
- a CDS encoding zinc ribbon domain-containing protein YjdM: protein MANLPNCPKCGDEYTYEDGHMFICPMCGNEWTAADAQAAAEAGIIRDANGNELADGDTVVVVKDLKVKGAGILKQGTRVKNIRLISDASDGHDIDCKIDGFGAMALKSEMVKKI from the coding sequence ATGGCAAATTTACCTAACTGCCCTAAGTGCGGCGATGAGTACACATACGAAGATGGTCATATGTTTATCTGCCCTATGTGCGGCAATGAATGGACAGCGGCTGACGCGCAAGCTGCAGCTGAAGCAGGTATCATTCGCGATGCTAACGGCAACGAGCTAGCTGATGGCGATACAGTTGTTGTTGTAAAAGACCTCAAAGTAAAAGGTGCGGGCATCTTGAAACAAGGTACGCGCGTTAAAAACATTCGCCTCATTTCTGATGCGAGCGATGGCCACGATATCGATTGCAAAATCGATGGTTTCGGTGCGATGGCATTGAAATCAGAAATGGTTAAGAAAATCTAA